Part of the Pseudomonas sp. ADAK13 genome is shown below.
CGGAACCCAATACCACGATGGCATCAGCCCGCTGCGCCAAGGTCGCCCATTCGTCACGCGGCAACGGCGGTTCGGTCGAAAGTGCTTTTGCCCCCCACTCCACCACCACCGGCAGGCTCATCAACCACATCCCGCCGAACCCCAGCGCAAAGCACACCGCCGCAAGGCGCGGACGGCTGCGACGAAACCACCAGGCAAGGGCCAGCAACAGCAACAGAATGCCGGGCGGCAACAGCAATTGTTTAATGAAATAACGAATAGGCATCGGGCATCTCCAAAGATGCCCGAAGCCTAAGGTGTAACGGGGTTTAGCGACAATCTTTACAAGAACATACGCTGAGAAGGCTACAGATAACGCGGTGCTTCACTTGAAACGCACGGACCGGAGTTTTTCCGGGCTGCGACCGGCCGATAAATCCTTGAGCCATACCACCTTGGCCGACTGCGAAAACTCCTGGGCTGGCGGGGAGGCCATGCCATGGGGCGCGCGATGCTCATTTAACGCCAGATACGCCCTGATCACTTCCAGCTCTGCCTGGCTCAAGCCACGCAGTTCCAACTCCAGAGGCCGTTCATCACACAATCGGCCAGAGGTTTTTGCTGCATCCAGTGCTCGACCCAAACGGTCGATCAGTCCTTCGTACACCTGCGGTTTCGTTAAAGTTCGCTGCGAATCAACCATCCCTCACCTCATTGAAGATAAGACTCACTCCCCACTAAACAGCGTAGTCCTGCTGGCCCTGCCTGCCTGACGCCGCGACCAACGGCCTTGGCGGCGCAATCAGGGTTTCCCTCGATAGAGTGGGGTCATGTATGCTACGGCGCTTCCTGTAACTCCACTTCCCGCAGGGTTTGGGCACGGACGCGCCGCTTTTTGGTGTCGATCAACCTGAACGTTGCACCGAAGAGGATTAGGCCACCCCTATTCAGTTCAAAAGTAGCCATGCACGAACAATATCAGCCCCGTGAAATAGAAAATGCCGCCCAGTCGTTCTGGGATGAGCAAAAGTCCTTTGAAGTCAGTGAACAGCCAGGCAAGGAGACTTTCTATTGCCTATCGATGTTCCCTTACCCCAGCGGCAAGCTACACATGGGGCATGTGCGCAACTACACCATCGGCGACGTAATCTCCCGCTACCAGCGCATGCTGGGCAAGAACGTCCTGCAACCCATGGGTTGGGACGCCTTCGGCATGCCGGCGGAAAACGCCGCGATGAAGAACAACGTAGCGCCCGCCAAGTGGACCTACGAAAACATCGCCTACATGAAGACCCAGCTGCGCAGCCTGGGCCTGGCGGTGGACTGGTCCCGCGAGGTGACCACCTGCAAGCCTGATTACTACCGCTGGGAACAATGGCTGTTCACTCGCCTGTTCGAAAAAGGCGTGATCTACAAAAAGAGCGGCACCGTCAACTGGGACCCGGTGGACCAGACCGTGCTGGCCAACGAACAAGTGATCGACGGCCGCGGCTGGCGTTCCGGCGCGCTGATCGAAAAGCGCGAAATCCCGATGTACTACTTCAAGATCACCGCCTACGCGGATGAACTCTTGTCGAGCCTCGACGATTTGCCGGGCTGGCCCGAGCAGGTCAAGACCATGCAGCGCAACTGGATCGGCAAGTCCCGTGGCATGGAAGTGCAGTTCCCCTACAACGTCGACTCCATCGGCGCAGAAGGCGTACTGAAAGTCTTCACCACCCGTCCGGACACCCTGATGGGCGCGACCTACGTCGCCGTGGCCGCCGAACACCCGCTGGCCACCCAGGCCGCACAGAACAACCCTGAGCTGCAGGCGTTCATCGCCGAATGCAAAGGCGGCAGCGTCGCCGAAGCCGACGTCGCCACCCAAGAGAAAAAAGGCCTGCCGACCTCGCTGTTCGTCGAGCACCCGCTCACCGGCGAGAAGCTGCCGGTGTGGGTCGCCAACTATGTGCTGATGCACTACGGCGATGGCGCAGTAATGGCTGTGCCGGCGCATGACGAGCGCGACTTCGAATTCGCCGTGAAATACAACCTGCCGATCAAGTCCGTCGTGCGCACCAGCTCGGGCGACACCAACCCGGCTCCGTGGCAGGACGCGTACAACGAACACGGCACCCTGATCAATTCCGGCGAGTTCGACGGCCTGGATTTCGAAGGCGCGTTCGAAGCTATCGAAGTTGCCCTGATCAAGAAAAACCTCGGTGCCTCGCGCACCCAGTTCCGCCTGCGTGACTGGGGCATCAGCCGCCAGCGCTACTGGGGCTGCCCGATCCCGATCATCCACTGCGAAACCTGCGGTGACGTGCCGGTGCCGGAAGACCAACTGCCCGTCGTACTGCCGGAAGATGTAGTGCCGGACGGCGCTGGTTCGCCCTTGGCGCGCATGCCTGAATTCTACGAGTGCACCTGCCCGAACTGCGGCGCACCGGCCAAGCGTGAAACCGACACCATGGACACGTTCGTGGAGTCCTCGTGGTACTACGCCCGCTACGCCTCGCCGCACTATGAAGGCGGCCTGGTGGAAAAATCCGCGGCCGACCACTGGCTGCCGGTGGACCAGTACATCGGCGGTATCGAACACGCCATCCTTCACCTGCTGTACGCGCGCTTCTTCCACAAGCTGATGCGTGACGAAGGCCTGGTGAGCTCCGACGAGCCGTTCAAGAACCTGCTGACCCAAGGCATGGTGATTGCCGAGACTTATTACCGTCGCGAAGCCAATGGCGCCTACACCTGGTTCAACCCGGCGGACGTCGAGTTGGTGCGTGACAGCAAGGCCAAGGTGATCAGCGCCAAGTTGATCTCCGACGGCCTGCCGGTGGAAATCGGCGGCACCGAGAAGATGGCCAAGTCGAAGAACAACGGCGTCGACCCACAGTCGATGATCGACCAGTTCGGCGCAGATACCTGCCGCCTGTTCATGATGTTCGCCTCGCCGCCTGACATGAGCGCGGAATGGTCCGACTCCGGCGTAGAGGGTTCGCACCGTTTCCTCAAGCGCGTCTGGCGCCTGGCGCACGCCCATGTCAGCCAGGGCTTGCCGGGCAAACTGGACGTGGCAACCTTGAGCGATGAGCAAAAAGCCATTCGCCGCAGCACCCACCTGGCCATCCGCCAGGCCAGCCAGGACGTGGGCCAGAATCACAAATTCAACACCGCCATTGCCCAAGTGATGACGCTGATGAACGTGCTGGAAAAAGCGCCGCAGGCCACCGAACAGGACCGCGCACTGGTACAGGAAGGCCTGGAAACGGTCACCCTGCTGCTGGCTCCGATCACGCCGCACATCAGCCACGAACTGTGGAGCCGTTTGGGCCACAGCGGTGCAGTCATCGATGCCGGCTGGCCGGTACAGGATGACAGCGCCCTGGTACAGGACACGCTGCAACTGGTGATTCAGGTCAACGGCAAGCTGCGCGGCCAGATCGACATGCCGGCCAGCGCCAGCCGTGAAGACGTCGAAGCCGCCGCCCGTACCAACGAGAACGTGCTGCGGTTCACCGAAGGCCTGACGATCCGCAAAGTGATCGTAGTGCCCGGTAAACTGGTCAATATCGTCGCTAGCTAATCGGATCGGGCGCCAGGGCATTACCCTGGCGCCGAACAAAACCTCCAGGGCCTCGATAAGGCCCACATGGTTTCAAGGGGAGCATCAAAATGATCAAACGCAATCTGCTGGTTATGGGCCTTGCCGTGCTACTGAGCGCTTGCGGCTTCCAGCTGCGCGGCACCGGCCACACCGAACTGGCGATCAAGGAACTGGACGTCACCGCCCGTAACTCCTACGGCGAGACCGTGCAACAGCTGCGCCAGGTCCTGGAAAGCAGTGGTGTCAAAGTCTATTCAGGCGCGGCTTACAAACTGAACCTGCTGGATGAGAAAGAAGAGCAGCGCAACCTCAGCTATGCCAGTGCCGGGCGTGCGTCGGACATCGAGCTGAGCACCACGCTCTTCTTCGAAATCCAGGGCCACGACCACCTGCCGTTGATGGGCGACAAGATCCAGGTACAGAAAGTCGTGAGCCACGACGGCAACAACCTGGTGGGTTCGGACTCCGAAACCATCCAGGTGCGCAAGGAAATGCGTCGTGAGCTGGTGCAACGCATGCTTCTGCGCCTGCAGCTGATCACCCCTGAAAAACTGGATCAACTGCAGCAGACGGCAGATAACAAGGCCAAGGCAGATGCCGATGCGCTGAAAGCAGCGCAAGAGTATGAAAACAGCCAGCCGAAACAATCGCCTGTCGAAGTCCCAGCTGAGTAAGCCAGACGGGGCGCCCCTGGCGCCCCGTTCGCCCTGCCTATGAAACTTGCCCCCGCCCAACTCGCCAAGCACCTGCAAGGCAGCCTCGCGCCCGTCTACATCGTCAGCGGTGATGACCCGCTGCTGTGCCAGGAGGCTGCGGACGCGATCCGCACGGCCGCTCGTCAACAGGGCTTCGATGAACGCCAGGTATTCAGCGCCGACGCCAGTTTCGACTGGGGTACGCTGCTGCAAGCCGGGGCGAGCATGTCGCTGTTTGCCGAAAAACGCCTGCTGGAACTGCGGCTGCCTTCGGGCAAGCCGGGTGACAAGGGCGCGGCGGCACTGATGGAATACTGTGCGCGCCCGGCTGAAGACACACTGTTGCTCATCAGCTTGCCCAAGCTCGATGGCAGCGCGCAGAAAACCAAGTGGGGCAAGGCGCTGGTTGAAGGGGCTCAGACCCAGTTCATGCAGATCTGGCCAGTGGACAGCGGGCAATTGCCACAGTGGATTCGCCAGCGGCTATCCCAATCCGGGCTGACCGCCAGTCATGACGCGGTAGAGCTGATCGCAGCGCGAGTGGAAGGC
Proteins encoded:
- the holA gene encoding DNA polymerase III subunit delta, yielding MKLAPAQLAKHLQGSLAPVYIVSGDDPLLCQEAADAIRTAARQQGFDERQVFSADASFDWGTLLQAGASMSLFAEKRLLELRLPSGKPGDKGAAALMEYCARPAEDTLLLISLPKLDGSAQKTKWGKALVEGAQTQFMQIWPVDSGQLPQWIRQRLSQSGLTASHDAVELIAARVEGNLLAAAQEIEKLKLMAEGGQITVETVQGAVADSARFDVFGLVDAILNGEPAHALRMLEGLRGEGVEPPVILWALARELRLLANIALQYSQGIPLDKAFSQARPPVWDKRKPLISKALQRHSAQRWAQLLLEAQRIDAQIKGQAAGSPWMSLSRLSLLMSGQRLALPAE
- a CDS encoding LPS-assembly lipoprotein LptE, which codes for MIKRNLLVMGLAVLLSACGFQLRGTGHTELAIKELDVTARNSYGETVQQLRQVLESSGVKVYSGAAYKLNLLDEKEEQRNLSYASAGRASDIELSTTLFFEIQGHDHLPLMGDKIQVQKVVSHDGNNLVGSDSETIQVRKEMRRELVQRMLLRLQLITPEKLDQLQQTADNKAKADADALKAAQEYENSQPKQSPVEVPAE
- the leuS gene encoding leucine--tRNA ligase encodes the protein MHEQYQPREIENAAQSFWDEQKSFEVSEQPGKETFYCLSMFPYPSGKLHMGHVRNYTIGDVISRYQRMLGKNVLQPMGWDAFGMPAENAAMKNNVAPAKWTYENIAYMKTQLRSLGLAVDWSREVTTCKPDYYRWEQWLFTRLFEKGVIYKKSGTVNWDPVDQTVLANEQVIDGRGWRSGALIEKREIPMYYFKITAYADELLSSLDDLPGWPEQVKTMQRNWIGKSRGMEVQFPYNVDSIGAEGVLKVFTTRPDTLMGATYVAVAAEHPLATQAAQNNPELQAFIAECKGGSVAEADVATQEKKGLPTSLFVEHPLTGEKLPVWVANYVLMHYGDGAVMAVPAHDERDFEFAVKYNLPIKSVVRTSSGDTNPAPWQDAYNEHGTLINSGEFDGLDFEGAFEAIEVALIKKNLGASRTQFRLRDWGISRQRYWGCPIPIIHCETCGDVPVPEDQLPVVLPEDVVPDGAGSPLARMPEFYECTCPNCGAPAKRETDTMDTFVESSWYYARYASPHYEGGLVEKSAADHWLPVDQYIGGIEHAILHLLYARFFHKLMRDEGLVSSDEPFKNLLTQGMVIAETYYRREANGAYTWFNPADVELVRDSKAKVISAKLISDGLPVEIGGTEKMAKSKNNGVDPQSMIDQFGADTCRLFMMFASPPDMSAEWSDSGVEGSHRFLKRVWRLAHAHVSQGLPGKLDVATLSDEQKAIRRSTHLAIRQASQDVGQNHKFNTAIAQVMTLMNVLEKAPQATEQDRALVQEGLETVTLLLAPITPHISHELWSRLGHSGAVIDAGWPVQDDSALVQDTLQLVIQVNGKLRGQIDMPASASREDVEAAARTNENVLRFTEGLTIRKVIVVPGKLVNIVAS